One Pyrenophora tritici-repentis strain M4 chromosome 5, whole genome shotgun sequence DNA window includes the following coding sequences:
- a CDS encoding Las1 domain containing protein, producing the protein MSGHMQTSQLHHRTSRGSTNQPACRSARVEKPKSHHNSPKAMERRKTTTEPKLYATLDDHYRMMFGMAADEVEERPQPSRPVSWHPSCSQYQATQSQQQWPQEYSPSSRDSCHGSDFYSLSTRNSMFEPMTTAPIYSNDSDYGWQSVSQHTPTYMHSSMSTPTTEPLPWYLQQWAQKNQAQASSDFLPIQHPSQQNQDMEEDDGEKLVALGLYDAPEPSSFVTGLADTQIELTRDRPSWFVPGKALQLPLALLETRHRIVHRHLPSLAELKRTAAESLEWLWEWYWSQLETAFSGANGEGEAVEYEEIGVETTQVFKEKLQGLLKSYLKDRKAEIKSKTVGHDGFNAVSKAVSSYTTLCSTILNISGSSPPPQIKNITLHTLLDPKTILPTDRKLGSSMSGAFLIWTPLLLAFCSSPDPTTTPATIPLPTLLAHMLKAMDAPSSRSPENDPVKEAWHDWVLHVLTSREWETARKAVGVVEEVLGNWG; encoded by the exons ATGTCCGGACACATGCAGACCTCACAACTACACCACCGCACCTCCCGCGGctcaaccaaccaaccagCATGCCGTTCAGCACGCGTCGAGAAGCCAAAGAGCCACCACAACAGCCCAAAGGCCATggagaggaggaagacgaCGACCGAACCCAAGCTATACGCAACCTTGGACGATCACTACCGGATGATGTTCGGCATGGCTGCCGATGAGGTTGAGGAGCGTCCACAGCCAAGCCGGCCCGTGAGCTGGCACCCATCATGCTCGCAATACCAGGCCACCCAATCCCAACAACAATGGCCACAAGAATACTCCCCCTCTTCAAGAGACTCGTGCCATGGCTCAGACTTTTACTCGCTTTCCACACGCAACTCCATGTTCGAGCCCATGACTACTGCACCAATCTACTCGAATGATTCCGATTATGGATGGCAAAGCGTATCCCAGCACACACCAACCTATATGCATTCTTCCATGAGCACGCCCACTACCGAGCCCCTCCCCTGGTACCTGCAACAATGGGCCCAAAAGAACCAAGCACAGGCATCTTCCGACTTTCTCCCCATTCAGCACCCATCCCAGCAAAATCAAGACATGGAGGAAGACGACGGCGAGAAGCTTGTCGCCCTCGGCCTCTACGACGCACCAGAGCCATCATC CTTCGTAACCGGCCTCGCAGACACGCAAATCGAATTAACCCGCGACCGCCCGAGTTGGTTCGTACCAGGAAAGGCGCTCCAATTGCCCCTAGCACTCCTGGAAACACGCCACCGCATCGTGCATCGTCACCTGCCCTCGCTCGCAGAGCTAAAGCGCACGGCGGCCGAGTCTCTGGAGTGGCTTTGGGAATGGTACTGGAGTCAGCTTGAGACGGCGTTTTCCGGTGCAAATGGCGAAGGAGAAGCAGTGGAGTATGAGGAGATTGGTGTAGAAACCACACAAGTTTTCAAAGAAAAGTTACAAGGTTTGCTGAAAAGCTACCTCAAAGACCGCAAGGCGGAAATCAAGAGTAAGACAGTAGGACATGATGGATTTAACGCGGTGTCAAAAGCAGTATCTTCATACACGACACTCTGTTCCACCATTTTGAACATCAGCGGTTCCTCTCCACCACCGCAGATCAAAAACATCACCCTACACACCCTCCTCGACCCCAAGACAATCCTACCCACGGATAGAAAACTAGGCAGTAGCATGTCCGGCGCCTTCCTCATCTGGACACCCCTCTTACTCGCCTTTTGTAGCAGTCCGGATCCTACTACCACACCAGCTACTATCCCCCTCCCAACACTCCTCGCTCATATGCTGAAGGCTATGGATGCACCCTCGTCGCGCAGCCCAGAGAATGATCCCGTCAAGGAAGCGTGGCATGACTGGGTACTTCATGTTCTCACGTCGCGGGAATGGGAGACTGCGAGAAAGGCGGTTGGTGTTGTGGAGGAGGTGCTAGGGAACT GGGGATGA